A window of Rufibacter sp. LB8 contains these coding sequences:
- a CDS encoding NUDIX domain-containing protein, with protein MKITDKETLYQGHYKLQLYTVTDGEKEFKREVYHTGTAASALVYDTKKQKFIFARQYRPAMEQDLLEIVAGMLDSPDENPEDAVKREMEEEIGYAVDELQLIHEFYPAPGAVAEKVFLFYAQVSHQVSEGGGKDSEHEDIEIVEMTPQEMLDHTFYDGKTIMAIEWAKNHVLPTLMKS; from the coding sequence ATGAAAATAACAGACAAAGAAACCCTCTACCAAGGCCATTATAAGCTGCAACTCTACACGGTGACAGACGGCGAGAAGGAGTTCAAACGAGAAGTATACCATACCGGCACCGCGGCCTCGGCGCTGGTCTATGACACCAAAAAACAGAAATTCATCTTTGCCCGGCAGTACCGCCCCGCCATGGAGCAGGACCTGCTGGAGATTGTGGCCGGCATGCTGGACAGCCCAGACGAAAACCCCGAAGACGCCGTGAAACGGGAAATGGAAGAAGAAATTGGCTACGCCGTAGATGAACTGCAACTTATCCATGAATTCTACCCAGCGCCCGGTGCAGTGGCCGAAAAAGTCTTTCTGTTCTACGCCCAGGTAAGCCACCAGGTAAGCGAAGGCGGCGGCAAAGACAGCGAGCATGAAGACATAGAGATAGTGGAGATGACACCCCAGGAAATGCTTGACCACACCTTCTATGACGGCAAAACCATCATGGCCATTGAATGGGCCAAAAACCACGTGCTACCCACGCTTATGAAATCTTAA
- a CDS encoding DUF2059 domain-containing protein: protein MKNTILLWGLLVLLTTGNTLAQAPSSHYKAAETLLMTMGSPKAIDDNLQQMLTMQMEQVPAMKVAELEVRAFFAKYMNWEAIKTDLINLYMTEFTEKELKDMTAFYGTPTGKKLASKQSLLTMRSAQLGQKKIEPHMMELQQLLQKKMQLDN, encoded by the coding sequence ATGAAAAATACTATTTTATTATGGGGGTTACTGGTGCTGTTGACCACCGGAAATACCCTAGCACAAGCCCCCAGCAGCCATTATAAAGCCGCCGAAACCTTGCTTATGACCATGGGCAGCCCCAAAGCCATTGACGATAACCTCCAGCAGATGCTCACCATGCAAATGGAACAGGTGCCTGCCATGAAGGTAGCCGAACTGGAAGTACGCGCTTTCTTTGCCAAGTACATGAACTGGGAAGCCATCAAAACCGATCTCATCAACCTGTACATGACGGAGTTCACCGAGAAAGAGCTGAAAGACATGACCGCCTTTTACGGCACGCCCACCGGCAAGAAACTAGCCTCAAAGCAGTCACTCCTTACCATGCGCAGCGCCCAGCTTGGCCAGAAGAAAATTGAACCGCACATGATGGAACTGCAGCAGCTGTTGCAGAAGAAAATGCAGCTTGACAATTAA
- a CDS encoding phosphatase PAP2 family protein encodes MKAVSPTIFTKFLIRVALTLATFCLGHTSFAVHFSSDSISAVASPSTSELKTTDGTGFPEFNRTYFLLGDTVEALPVKRGWSREKKKFVWSAAGAVATFGLGLAAYHWVDEPLKEFVQRNATPFTRDISETIEPFGTSERLHATFGSLFMVGLVTKNRKLRQVATISLASYYLNSMMTSQLKKTFRRARPLYAEDNDEFNGPASSYEYASLPSSHTSNAFATATAVATIYRDKGWVPPVAYGIATLVGLSRIHDNAHWASDVIAGAAVGYVSAKVTHWTYFQLKDRLQGNKWQFFPNVGKGSASLSATLQF; translated from the coding sequence ATGAAGGCCGTCTCACCCACCATCTTCACCAAATTCCTTATTCGCGTTGCGCTCACCCTGGCCACTTTTTGCCTGGGGCACACGTCTTTTGCCGTCCATTTCTCTTCAGATTCAATAAGTGCTGTAGCCTCTCCTTCTACTTCGGAATTAAAAACCACTGATGGAACTGGCTTCCCGGAATTTAACCGAACCTATTTTTTACTGGGTGACACGGTAGAGGCACTTCCTGTTAAAAGGGGTTGGTCTCGGGAGAAGAAGAAATTTGTGTGGAGTGCCGCTGGGGCTGTGGCTACGTTTGGGCTTGGTTTGGCTGCCTACCATTGGGTAGACGAACCTCTCAAAGAATTTGTGCAGAGAAACGCCACGCCCTTTACCCGTGACATTTCAGAAACCATTGAACCGTTTGGCACCTCAGAAAGGCTGCACGCCACCTTTGGCTCTTTGTTCATGGTAGGTCTGGTGACCAAAAACCGAAAGCTGAGGCAAGTGGCCACCATCTCGCTGGCCAGCTATTACCTGAACTCCATGATGACAAGCCAACTGAAGAAAACCTTTAGGCGGGCACGGCCCTTGTACGCTGAGGACAATGATGAGTTCAACGGCCCTGCCAGTTCCTATGAATACGCCTCGCTGCCATCGTCGCACACCTCCAACGCCTTTGCCACCGCCACCGCCGTGGCCACCATTTACCGCGACAAAGGCTGGGTGCCCCCCGTGGCCTATGGCATTGCCACGCTGGTGGGTCTCTCCCGCATTCATGACAATGCCCACTGGGCCTCAGACGTGATAGCGGGCGCCGCCGTGGGGTACGTATCTGCCAAGGTGACGCACTGGACCTATTTTCAGCTGAAAGACCGCTTACAAGGCAACAAATGGCAGTTCTTCCCAAACGTGGGGAAAGGCTCTGCCAGCTTGAGCGCCACACTTCAGTTCTAA
- a CDS encoding glycoside hydrolase family 3 protein, which translates to MSLPSIFKSPVLYFYLFVFSVGFTLEACQEKKPVHETVVFKPQPILPQDTIKYPNALITALNRHNKWVDSVFRRMTPDERITQLMMVEVFSNQGPQHEEDALRLVRQYKVGGVIFFQGGPVRQAKLTNKLQAASKIPLLVGMDAENGIGMRMDSAMQYPLPMLLGAINNDSLIYQMGAEMAFEFKRLGMHLNFAPVVDVNNNPKNPIISYRSFGENKNDVSSKSLAQMLGMQDNGVIATAKHFPGHGDTDVDSHYDLPIIPYGRERLDSLELHPFRHLIQSGVGGMMVGHIHMPKLDSTANLPASLSKPIVTGILKNELNYAGLIITDAMVMKGVTKYFAPGEAEVMALEAGNDVLERLVSVPKALNAIKAAIRSGRLDRKELDRRCKKVLAAKYWVGLNKYQPIKLDSLYQDLHTSHAKETLRGLAEGSLTLLQNKPDLVPLKNKKMRSVASLAVGAAKPTLFQQRLKNRLTVKDYFMPRKTKKKDLENLRKVLLKQDLLVISIYGPSIRPSNNLGFSKEERALVNELVRRKRAVVVLFDNAYTLNQFADIHQSSALLLGYQQLPAVQAAAAKMVMGDLVPQGKLPVTVNKHFQYGQGL; encoded by the coding sequence ATGTCATTACCTTCTATCTTTAAAAGTCCGGTTTTATACTTTTACCTGTTCGTGTTTAGCGTGGGGTTCACCCTGGAAGCCTGCCAGGAGAAAAAACCCGTGCATGAAACGGTGGTGTTCAAACCCCAGCCCATTCTGCCGCAAGACACCATCAAATACCCCAACGCGCTTATCACGGCCCTCAACCGGCACAACAAATGGGTAGATTCTGTTTTCAGGCGCATGACCCCAGACGAGCGCATCACCCAACTCATGATGGTGGAAGTGTTCTCTAACCAGGGTCCGCAGCATGAAGAAGACGCCTTGCGTCTGGTGCGGCAATACAAAGTAGGCGGCGTGATTTTCTTCCAGGGAGGACCGGTGCGGCAGGCCAAACTCACCAACAAACTGCAGGCGGCCTCCAAGATTCCATTGCTGGTGGGCATGGACGCTGAGAACGGCATTGGCATGCGCATGGACAGTGCCATGCAATACCCTTTGCCTATGTTGCTGGGCGCCATTAACAATGACAGCCTTATTTACCAGATGGGGGCCGAAATGGCTTTTGAATTCAAGCGGCTGGGCATGCACCTGAACTTTGCGCCGGTGGTAGACGTGAACAACAACCCCAAAAACCCCATCATCAGTTACCGTTCCTTCGGCGAAAACAAGAACGATGTAAGTTCCAAAAGCCTGGCCCAAATGCTGGGCATGCAGGACAACGGCGTGATTGCCACCGCCAAGCACTTCCCCGGCCACGGCGACACCGATGTGGATTCGCATTATGACTTGCCCATCATCCCCTATGGCCGTGAGCGTCTGGATTCCCTGGAACTGCACCCGTTTCGGCATTTGATACAGAGCGGCGTGGGCGGCATGATGGTGGGCCACATTCACATGCCCAAGCTAGATTCCACGGCCAATTTACCGGCTTCGCTTTCCAAACCCATTGTGACGGGCATTTTGAAAAACGAGCTCAACTACGCGGGGCTCATCATCACAGACGCCATGGTGATGAAAGGCGTGACCAAATATTTTGCCCCCGGTGAGGCCGAAGTCATGGCCCTGGAAGCCGGTAATGATGTACTGGAACGTCTGGTGAGCGTGCCCAAAGCCCTGAATGCCATTAAAGCCGCCATCAGAAGCGGAAGGTTAGACCGCAAGGAGTTGGACCGCCGCTGCAAGAAAGTATTGGCCGCCAAGTATTGGGTAGGCCTCAACAAGTACCAACCCATTAAGTTAGACAGCCTGTACCAGGACCTGCACACCTCCCACGCCAAAGAAACGCTGCGCGGCCTGGCAGAGGGCTCGCTAACCTTGCTCCAGAACAAACCAGACCTAGTGCCCCTAAAGAACAAGAAAATGCGGTCGGTGGCGAGTTTGGCAGTGGGTGCGGCCAAACCTACGCTGTTTCAGCAACGCCTCAAAAACCGCCTGACCGTGAAAGACTATTTCATGCCGCGCAAGACCAAGAAGAAAGACCTGGAGAACCTCCGGAAAGTGCTCCTGAAACAGGATTTATTGGTCATCAGCATTTACGGACCCAGCATAAGACCCAGCAACAACCTTGGTTTCAGCAAAGAGGAGCGGGCGCTGGTGAATGAATTGGTGCGGCGCAAACGCGCGGTGGTGGTGCTCTTTGACAATGCCTATACCTTGAACCAGTTCGCAGATATTCATCAGTCGTCGGCGCTGTTGTTGGGCTACCAGCAATTGCCGGCTGTGCAGGCGGCCGCGGCTAAAATGGTGATGGGCGATCTGGTACCGCAGGGTAAATTACCGGTAACCGTGAACAAGCATTTCCAATACGGGCAAGGGTTGTAG
- a CDS encoding exo-beta-N-acetylmuramidase NamZ domain-containing protein: MNRIFPSRLFIFTLLSAVTFLTGCTKSSTSTATTAAPKDRVVIGIERLVTPEFLPFIQNRRVAILTNHTGVMPDRSHIVDLLHARPDVKVVKLFSPEHGIRGEADTHVSDDIDKKTGLKVISLYGNVRKPTPQMLEDVDILIFDIQDVGARYYTYIATMTAVLEAAAENEKLMIILDRPNPITGVAFDGAIGNNAHQPVTGPNFLPITHGMTVGELARMFNGERSAKKLRQAELLVVPMRGYARTQWFDQTGLPWIKPSPNMLNLTTAALYPATCILEGTNLSEGRGTMQPFEFIGAPWVNGEALSKQLNSYKLPGVTFKPVQFKPDSVVDGIKIYPPKFMGQVCQGAQMVITDRNKFEGAKASVYLIHALQTLYPEKLEYKNSRMDGLWKTDVTRKQLQAGQNPQAIIAAWAPELAYFKNVRAKYLLYP, from the coding sequence ATGAACAGAATTTTCCCCTCCCGCCTTTTCATTTTCACGCTGCTTTCTGCAGTCACTTTTCTGACTGGTTGCACTAAATCATCAACATCTACTGCTACCACGGCAGCCCCCAAAGACCGCGTGGTGATTGGCATTGAACGGCTGGTGACCCCAGAATTCCTCCCCTTTATCCAGAACCGCCGCGTAGCCATTCTCACCAACCACACCGGCGTGATGCCAGACCGAAGCCACATTGTAGATCTGCTCCACGCGCGCCCAGACGTGAAAGTGGTGAAACTCTTCAGCCCGGAGCACGGCATACGCGGCGAGGCCGACACCCACGTGAGCGATGATATTGACAAAAAAACCGGCCTGAAAGTGATTTCGCTGTACGGCAACGTGCGCAAACCCACCCCGCAGATGTTGGAAGACGTGGACATTCTCATCTTCGACATTCAAGACGTGGGCGCGCGTTACTACACCTACATTGCCACCATGACCGCCGTACTGGAGGCTGCCGCCGAAAACGAAAAACTGATGATCATACTGGATCGGCCCAACCCTATCACCGGCGTGGCGTTTGACGGCGCTATTGGCAACAACGCCCACCAACCCGTAACCGGCCCTAACTTCTTGCCCATCACGCACGGCATGACGGTGGGCGAACTGGCCCGCATGTTCAACGGCGAACGTTCGGCCAAAAAACTTCGGCAGGCCGAACTATTGGTGGTGCCCATGCGCGGTTACGCCCGAACCCAGTGGTTTGACCAAACCGGACTTCCCTGGATCAAGCCCTCGCCTAACATGCTGAATCTGACCACGGCCGCCTTGTACCCCGCCACCTGTATTCTGGAAGGCACCAACTTGTCTGAAGGCCGCGGCACCATGCAGCCTTTTGAGTTCATTGGCGCGCCCTGGGTGAACGGTGAAGCTTTATCCAAACAACTCAACTCTTACAAATTACCTGGAGTCACGTTCAAACCGGTGCAGTTCAAGCCAGACAGTGTGGTAGACGGCATCAAAATCTATCCGCCTAAGTTCATGGGGCAGGTGTGCCAAGGAGCCCAGATGGTGATTACAGATAGAAACAAGTTTGAAGGTGCCAAAGCCAGCGTGTACCTCATTCATGCGTTGCAAACGCTCTACCCAGAAAAGCTGGAATACAAAAACAGCCGCATGGACGGCCTCTGGAAAACCGACGTGACCCGCAAGCAATTACAGGCCGGGCAAAACCCGCAGGCTATTATTGCCGCCTGGGCGCCGGAGTTGGCCTATTTCAAAAACGTGAGAGCCAAATACCTGCTTTATCCGTAG
- a CDS encoding sulfatase-like hydrolase/transferase, with translation MNRLRFQLLFLLIICAFFLEGCQPSSPAAMREPSRTYAAQNVVLVVIDGVRYSDSWGDSAYTNIPFMAKQLAPQGLFHPAFYNQGVTLTMPGHVALTTGKYQRLSNRGSELPLYPSIFHYYRQHSKTAATDAWLITSKDKLEVLGKTYSQEEVATFSPSSNCGVNGLGSGYRADEETLKIAKQIFQEHTPRLSLINLHEPDTEAHRGNWDGYLAAIKKSDRLVHDLWNWLQQHPHYRNNTTFIITNDHGRHPGRRFTDHGDGCESCRHISLLMLGPDVPPGSRAKKPRTQADVAATVAELLGFPFPKRDGEPMLELFKEEPLVEKAK, from the coding sequence ATGAACAGACTTCGGTTTCAGCTGCTTTTCTTACTTATTATCTGTGCCTTTTTTCTGGAAGGCTGCCAACCGTCGTCGCCGGCGGCCATGCGCGAGCCTTCGCGCACGTATGCTGCCCAAAACGTGGTGCTGGTGGTGATTGACGGCGTGCGGTACTCAGACAGTTGGGGCGACTCTGCCTATACCAATATTCCGTTCATGGCGAAGCAGCTGGCACCGCAGGGCTTGTTCCATCCGGCGTTTTACAACCAGGGCGTCACGCTCACCATGCCGGGCCACGTGGCGCTGACCACGGGCAAGTACCAGCGCCTGAGCAACCGCGGCTCCGAACTGCCCCTGTACCCGTCCATCTTCCATTATTACCGCCAGCATTCCAAAACTGCGGCCACAGACGCCTGGCTTATCACCAGCAAAGATAAACTGGAAGTGCTGGGTAAAACCTACAGCCAGGAGGAAGTCGCTACCTTTTCGCCGTCCAGCAATTGCGGCGTGAACGGTCTGGGTTCTGGCTACCGGGCTGACGAAGAAACCCTAAAAATAGCCAAACAGATTTTCCAGGAACATACCCCGCGGCTGTCGCTCATCAATTTACATGAACCCGACACGGAAGCCCACCGGGGCAACTGGGACGGTTACCTCGCGGCCATAAAAAAAAGCGACCGCTTGGTCCACGACCTCTGGAACTGGCTTCAGCAGCACCCGCACTACCGCAACAACACCACCTTCATCATCACCAATGACCACGGGCGTCACCCGGGCCGCCGGTTCACAGACCACGGCGATGGTTGTGAGAGTTGCCGCCACATCAGTCTGCTCATGCTGGGTCCCGACGTACCGCCCGGCAGCCGCGCCAAAAAGCCCCGCACGCAGGCAGACGTAGCCGCCACCGTGGCAGAACTCCTGGGTTTCCCTTTCCCTAAAAGAGACGGTGAGCCCATGCTGGAATTGTTTAAAGAAGAGCCCCTTGTAGAGAAAGCGAAGTAG
- a CDS encoding Arc family DNA-binding protein, producing the protein MAEKKSFALRMNAEMMKAVEKWAADEFRSTNGQIEWIIQEALKKQGRLPKPCASEESTPETSSSE; encoded by the coding sequence ATGGCCGAGAAAAAATCGTTTGCCCTGCGCATGAACGCCGAGATGATGAAAGCCGTGGAGAAATGGGCCGCAGACGAATTCAGGAGCACCAACGGCCAGATTGAGTGGATCATTCAGGAAGCGCTCAAAAAACAAGGCCGTCTACCAAAACCGTGTGCTTCAGAAGAATCCACTCCAGAGACTTCATCTTCAGAATAA
- a CDS encoding SPFH domain-containing protein, translating into MKAEKTFHPSSGYTFLILVLILLLATGAGIYYFGPEVLLPFALVFSFLCKGFKIVNPNESRVLTLFGEYKGTIKHNGFFWVNPFFAAKSISLRARNLDTNPIKVNDKLGNPIMIGVVLVWRVEETFKAAFEVDNFETFVKVQSESAMRKLAGVYPYDNFEDESEISLRGSSQDVNDELERELMERLAIAGIHVLEARISYLAYAQEIASAMLQRQQATAIVSARAKIVEGAVGMVEMALAQITQKGLVSFDEERKAAMISNLMVVLCSDRSVSPVVNAGTLHH; encoded by the coding sequence ATGAAAGCCGAAAAAACGTTTCATCCTTCTTCTGGTTACACCTTCCTTATTCTGGTGCTGATCTTGTTGCTGGCCACCGGGGCGGGCATTTACTACTTCGGGCCTGAGGTGCTGCTGCCCTTTGCTCTGGTGTTCTCGTTTCTTTGCAAGGGCTTTAAGATTGTGAACCCGAATGAATCCCGGGTGCTCACGCTGTTTGGCGAGTACAAAGGCACCATCAAGCACAACGGCTTCTTCTGGGTGAATCCGTTTTTTGCCGCCAAGAGCATCTCGCTCCGCGCCCGAAACCTGGACACTAATCCCATCAAAGTGAACGACAAACTGGGCAACCCCATCATGATTGGCGTGGTGCTGGTGTGGCGCGTGGAGGAAACGTTCAAGGCCGCGTTTGAGGTAGACAACTTTGAGACCTTCGTGAAAGTACAGAGTGAGTCTGCCATGCGGAAACTGGCCGGCGTGTACCCGTATGACAACTTTGAGGACGAAAGCGAAATCTCTCTGCGCGGCAGCAGCCAGGACGTGAACGACGAACTGGAGCGCGAACTAATGGAACGTCTGGCCATTGCCGGTATTCATGTGCTGGAGGCCCGCATCAGTTATTTGGCCTATGCTCAGGAAATTGCCAGCGCTATGTTGCAGCGGCAGCAGGCCACCGCTATTGTTTCAGCGCGCGCCAAGATTGTGGAAGGTGCCGTGGGGATGGTAGAAATGGCTTTGGCACAGATCACCCAGAAAGGTCTGGTGTCTTTTGACGAAGAACGAAAAGCCGCCATGATCAGTAACTTAATGGTGGTGCTCTGCTCAGACCGAAGCGTGTCGCCTGTAGTGAATGCCGGAACTTTACACCACTAG
- a CDS encoding SdiA-regulated domain-containing protein produces MKRFKIILSSLFLSATLLACDNSNALGFTSDNGKKGKAAKVVEPASNAVAVAQKWEVPPILREVSGIAYLGDGKFACVQDEAGVIFIYNTATKTLDKQVTFAAAGDYEGIALVNETAYVVRSDGRLFEVANWQSASPKITEHSTPLNAAHNVEGLTYDARQNRLLLAIKGIESGSPTYKGVYAFDLATKKLASQPLLKLNLNDPLLVKTVAKKKKKKAGSDWQPSEIALHPTTGDIYLLEATNPQLFILNPDGSIKARHKLNDAEFYKPEGIAFGPKGELYISNEGKNDPGNILLVNFQGTK; encoded by the coding sequence ATGAAACGCTTTAAAATAATCTTGTCCAGCCTGTTCCTATCGGCCACCTTGCTGGCCTGCGACAACAGCAACGCACTTGGCTTTACATCAGACAACGGGAAAAAAGGGAAAGCTGCCAAAGTGGTAGAGCCCGCCTCCAACGCGGTAGCCGTTGCCCAGAAATGGGAAGTGCCGCCCATCTTGCGCGAAGTCTCTGGCATTGCCTATTTAGGCGATGGTAAATTTGCCTGCGTGCAAGACGAGGCCGGCGTGATTTTCATTTACAACACCGCCACCAAAACCCTTGACAAACAAGTGACCTTTGCCGCCGCCGGTGACTATGAAGGCATTGCCCTTGTCAATGAAACGGCCTATGTGGTCCGCAGCGATGGGCGTTTGTTTGAGGTAGCCAACTGGCAAAGCGCTTCGCCCAAGATTACGGAGCACAGCACGCCGCTCAACGCCGCCCACAACGTGGAAGGCCTTACCTATGACGCCCGCCAAAACCGCCTGCTGCTGGCCATTAAAGGCATTGAGAGCGGCAGCCCGACCTACAAAGGCGTGTATGCGTTTGATTTGGCCACCAAAAAATTAGCATCACAGCCGCTCCTCAAGCTGAACCTCAATGACCCGTTACTGGTGAAAACCGTGGCCAAGAAGAAAAAGAAGAAAGCCGGCAGTGACTGGCAGCCCTCAGAGATTGCCTTGCACCCCACCACCGGTGACATTTATCTGTTGGAGGCTACCAACCCGCAGTTGTTTATCTTGAACCCCGATGGCAGCATTAAAGCCCGCCACAAACTCAATGACGCTGAGTTCTACAAGCCAGAAGGTATTGCCTTCGGCCCGAAAGGAGAGCTTTATATTTCCAACGAAGGCAAGAATGACCCCGGCAACATTCTGCTGGTAAATTTCCAAGGCACGAAATAA
- a CDS encoding HAMP domain-containing sensor histidine kinase, whose product MKLLNHATSYFAGLLFVVITIWAALFYFNMLEEIYDSMDDGLENQKLLVMQQAGKDSTVLQQDSFEAGYYKVKEIPFTQAKHRKDQYQDTLMYMLNEEDFEPVRMLTSVFRHQEKYYEVRLITSMVEEDDLISDLLYSLLWLYAGLIASILVVNNLLLKRIWKPFYHILQRLQRFKLEDAQPVPVQKTSVDEFRLLNETVENLLQQNVTTFQNQKAFIENASHELQTPLAISLNKLELLAETQPLQEEQLLQIGAIMENLERLTRLNKSLLLLSKIENRQFGQEVEVTIADVLRQTLADLEDQISFNEVAVQVDTQAASSVRMNPDLASMLVLNLLKNAVVHTARSGEIKIILTSAFLQISNSAINQQPLDASKVFERFFKDDAATASTGLGLAIVKAICDRYGFKVSYAFENGHTFTVSF is encoded by the coding sequence ATGAAACTGCTCAACCACGCCACCTCTTATTTCGCAGGGCTGCTTTTTGTGGTCATCACCATTTGGGCGGCGCTTTTCTACTTCAACATGCTAGAGGAAATCTATGACAGCATGGATGACGGCCTGGAAAACCAGAAATTGCTGGTCATGCAACAGGCCGGCAAAGACAGCACGGTGCTGCAGCAAGATTCGTTTGAGGCCGGGTATTACAAAGTAAAAGAAATACCGTTTACCCAAGCCAAACATCGCAAAGACCAGTACCAGGACACGCTCATGTACATGCTCAACGAAGAGGATTTTGAGCCCGTGCGCATGTTAACTTCCGTGTTCAGGCACCAGGAAAAGTATTATGAAGTGCGCCTCATTACGTCTATGGTAGAGGAAGACGACCTCATCTCAGATTTACTGTATTCTTTGTTGTGGCTCTATGCGGGCCTCATTGCCAGTATTTTGGTAGTCAATAACCTGCTCCTGAAACGCATCTGGAAGCCGTTTTACCATATTTTGCAACGTTTGCAGCGGTTTAAGCTGGAAGACGCCCAGCCAGTGCCCGTGCAGAAAACCAGCGTTGACGAATTCCGGCTCCTGAATGAAACCGTGGAGAACTTGCTGCAGCAAAACGTGACAACCTTCCAGAACCAGAAAGCCTTCATTGAAAACGCTTCGCACGAGTTGCAGACGCCGCTGGCCATTAGTCTGAACAAGCTGGAACTTCTGGCTGAAACCCAGCCGCTGCAGGAAGAACAGCTACTACAGATTGGCGCCATCATGGAAAACCTGGAGCGCCTCACCCGTCTGAACAAAAGCTTGCTGCTACTTTCCAAGATTGAAAACCGGCAATTCGGTCAGGAAGTGGAAGTGACTATAGCTGATGTACTACGGCAAACGTTGGCAGATTTAGAGGACCAGATTTCGTTTAATGAGGTAGCGGTGCAGGTAGACACCCAGGCAGCCAGTTCTGTGCGCATGAACCCAGATTTGGCCAGCATGTTGGTCCTCAACCTGCTTAAAAACGCGGTGGTGCATACGGCCAGGTCAGGGGAAATCAAAATCATTTTAACTTCGGCATTTTTGCAAATCAGCAATTCGGCCATCAACCAGCAGCCGCTAGACGCAAGCAAAGTGTTTGAGCGGTTCTTTAAAGATGACGCCGCCACTGCCTCTACCGGGTTGGGGCTTGCCATTGTCAAAGCCATCTGTGACCGGTACGGGTTCAAGGTTTCGTACGCCTTTGAAAACGGCCACACCTTTACGGTGAGTTTCTGA
- a CDS encoding response regulator transcription factor — MKILVIEDEAHMRDSMVQSLKQEQYVVETAVDFDSALEKLGVYDYDCILLDINLPGGSGLQLLEELKKLQKTEGVIIVSARDSVDDRIQGLELGADDYLPKPFHMAELHARVKSILRRRKFEGHNVQTLQNLQIDLDSHTATVAGQDLALNRKEFDVLLYLVANKDRLVSKTALAEHVWGDYIDQADNYEFIYSQIKNLRKKLKDHAAEVEVQAVYGIGYKLVTV, encoded by the coding sequence ATGAAAATTCTGGTCATTGAAGATGAGGCCCACATGCGTGATTCCATGGTGCAGTCCCTTAAGCAGGAACAGTACGTGGTAGAAACCGCCGTGGACTTTGACAGCGCCCTGGAAAAACTGGGCGTCTATGACTATGACTGCATTCTGCTGGACATCAACCTACCCGGCGGCAGCGGCCTGCAACTGCTGGAAGAACTCAAAAAGCTCCAGAAAACCGAAGGTGTGATCATTGTCTCGGCCAGAGATTCTGTGGATGACCGTATTCAGGGCTTGGAGTTGGGCGCCGATGATTATCTGCCCAAGCCGTTCCACATGGCTGAGTTGCACGCCCGCGTGAAATCTATTTTGCGCCGCCGAAAGTTTGAGGGCCACAACGTGCAAACCCTCCAGAACCTGCAAATTGACCTGGACAGCCACACCGCCACCGTGGCCGGACAAGACCTGGCGCTCAATCGCAAGGAGTTTGATGTGCTGCTTTACCTGGTGGCCAACAAAGACCGGCTGGTGAGCAAAACCGCGCTGGCCGAGCACGTCTGGGGCGACTACATTGACCAAGCCGACAACTACGAGTTCATCTATTCCCAGATCAAGAACCTCAGAAAGAAACTCAAAGACCACGCCGCCGAAGTGGAGGTGCAGGCCGTCTATGGCATTGGCTACAAACTGGTCACGGTATGA
- a CDS encoding STAS/SEC14 domain-containing protein, whose amino-acid sequence MEDAAQYLQLETDWRHLLLVMHWQGFVPSEAYRAGMLEAIQVADQEHLNTWVMDMKGMKVIRQADQDWTLTSWFAQFQLVRVKRLAFVVSDDIFNQMAVSSMVATMRPKMQAEVEYFQSLESALRWAKESASGSGNSGLFSVE is encoded by the coding sequence ATGGAAGACGCAGCCCAATACCTACAGCTGGAAACAGACTGGCGCCACCTTTTATTGGTGATGCACTGGCAGGGCTTTGTCCCCAGTGAGGCGTACCGCGCCGGTATGCTGGAGGCAATTCAGGTAGCCGACCAAGAGCACCTCAACACCTGGGTCATGGACATGAAAGGCATGAAAGTGATCCGGCAGGCCGACCAGGACTGGACTCTCACCAGTTGGTTTGCGCAGTTCCAGTTAGTTCGGGTAAAGCGGTTGGCTTTTGTGGTCTCTGATGATATCTTCAACCAGATGGCCGTGAGCAGCATGGTGGCCACCATGCGCCCCAAAATGCAGGCCGAGGTGGAATATTTCCAGAGCCTGGAGTCTGCGCTCCGGTGGGCGAAAGAAAGTGCCTCCGGTTCCGGCAATTCTGGCCTTTTTTCCGTAGAATAG